One Pararhizobium sp. IMCC3301 DNA segment encodes these proteins:
- a CDS encoding glucoamylase family protein, whose amino-acid sequence MNSRTETAAPMGFNREDIDSTLDRLQKAAFEYFLHYSNPANGLVQDTSREGSPASIAVVGFALSCYPVGVERGWLERDKACDLTLSTLRFFAQSRQNSAADKVTGYKGFYYHFLDMKSGERVWNCELSVIDSTMLIAGVLTAGLYFDRDQPQEQELRDLAQQLYDKVDFDWAQDERGTLTQGWTPAGGFIHYDWEGYSEAILLYALAAASRDMPDMNRAYNAWTKTYQWEQIYDHDCLYAGPLFIHLFSHAWIDFREIQDPFMRVRNTDYFANTASAVAIQRDYCQRNPGNFAHYGTNSWGITACDGPVGELKTRDGSKRQFFGYAARGVPYGPDDGTLAPWAALATLPFSPDTSIACLFNMLENYPGVLEADRFTGSFNPSLPGKGPEGWVSPGCYGLDQGLVVMMIENFRSGMIWKLTRGSPIFRRGLTGAGFSGGWL is encoded by the coding sequence GTGAACTCCAGAACTGAGACGGCCGCACCGATGGGGTTCAACAGGGAAGATATCGATAGCACGCTCGACCGGCTGCAAAAGGCGGCGTTCGAGTATTTCCTGCACTACTCCAATCCGGCCAACGGACTTGTTCAGGATACCTCGCGCGAAGGGTCTCCGGCATCCATTGCTGTCGTCGGTTTCGCCCTGTCCTGCTATCCGGTGGGTGTGGAGCGTGGCTGGCTGGAGCGCGACAAGGCCTGTGATCTGACGCTTTCAACCCTGCGGTTTTTCGCGCAAAGCAGACAGAATTCCGCAGCCGATAAAGTGACCGGTTACAAAGGATTTTATTACCATTTTCTCGACATGAAGAGCGGCGAACGGGTCTGGAACTGCGAATTGTCGGTCATCGACTCGACGATGCTGATTGCGGGCGTGCTGACCGCAGGGCTGTATTTTGATCGCGATCAACCGCAAGAGCAGGAATTACGTGATCTGGCGCAGCAGCTTTACGATAAGGTGGATTTTGACTGGGCACAGGATGAACGGGGCACCCTGACCCAGGGATGGACGCCGGCCGGTGGCTTCATCCATTACGATTGGGAAGGCTACAGCGAGGCGATTTTGCTCTATGCTCTGGCCGCTGCGTCGCGCGACATGCCGGATATGAATCGAGCCTACAATGCTTGGACCAAAACCTACCAGTGGGAACAAATCTATGACCATGATTGTCTCTATGCTGGCCCGCTTTTCATTCATTTGTTTTCCCATGCATGGATCGACTTTCGCGAAATCCAGGATCCGTTCATGCGGGTGCGGAACACCGATTATTTCGCCAACACGGCCAGTGCAGTCGCCATTCAACGAGATTATTGTCAACGCAATCCGGGCAACTTTGCCCATTACGGTACGAACAGCTGGGGCATTACTGCCTGCGACGGACCGGTTGGTGAATTGAAGACGCGCGACGGCAGCAAACGTCAGTTTTTCGGTTATGCCGCACGCGGCGTTCCCTACGGCCCCGATGACGGCACACTGGCACCCTGGGCAGCGCTTGCGACCTTACCTTTTTCGCCAGACACCTCCATCGCCTGCCTCTTCAACATGCTGGAAAACTATCCCGGCGTGCTGGAAGCTGATCGCTTCACTGGCAGTTTCAATCCCTCATTGCCAGGCAAGGGCCCCGAGGGCTGGGTGTCGCCAGGATGCTACGGCCTCGACCAAGGACTGGTCGTCATGATGATCGAGAATTTCCGCTCCGGCATGATCTGGAAATTGACCCGCGGGTCGCCAATTTTCAGGCGCGGATTGACCGGAGCCGGTTTCAGCGGCGGATGGCTTTGA
- a CDS encoding tripartite tricarboxylate transporter substrate binding protein, with protein sequence MRFLTRILGLSLAGLISTAAYAQSDYPSEPLRIIVPTDAGGSVDALARIFQRGIEKQKVYPSVVVVNLPGAGGTIGTRALREAKPDGYTIALWTSGVITSKAMGVVDYDHTAFTVLGGTGQTEIGMGVLDSSPIKTPQDLIEMSKANPGSITVATNIGLPVFFIPMMFQEEAGIEMKFVQIGGGAKRLASILGGHTDIAQFSVSEFQQYKESGLRPLFLYSQERSAELPDVPTAVESGVNLSITEPRIWIAPAGLGDAEAAKLREVLSTVAADPNIVAELEGQGIDPTWYGPEPTKEQLDDAAARTEPLAAAARGMSGQ encoded by the coding sequence ATGAGATTTCTGACGCGTATCCTAGGACTTTCACTTGCGGGCTTGATTTCGACGGCGGCGTACGCCCAATCCGATTATCCCAGCGAACCGTTACGGATCATCGTACCGACCGATGCCGGCGGCAGCGTTGATGCGTTGGCGCGCATCTTTCAGCGCGGCATTGAAAAACAAAAGGTTTACCCCTCGGTTGTGGTCGTCAACCTGCCCGGTGCCGGCGGCACGATCGGCACTCGCGCGCTGCGCGAGGCGAAACCTGACGGTTATACCATCGCACTGTGGACATCGGGGGTCATCACATCGAAGGCGATGGGCGTAGTGGATTACGATCACACCGCCTTTACCGTTCTGGGCGGCACTGGCCAGACCGAAATCGGCATGGGTGTGCTTGATTCCTCACCGATCAAGACACCGCAGGATCTGATCGAGATGTCCAAGGCCAATCCCGGTAGCATCACGGTCGCGACCAACATCGGCCTGCCGGTGTTTTTCATCCCGATGATGTTTCAGGAAGAAGCCGGAATCGAGATGAAGTTCGTCCAGATCGGTGGTGGCGCAAAACGTCTGGCGTCGATCCTCGGCGGCCATACCGATATCGCGCAATTCTCGGTCTCGGAATTTCAGCAGTACAAGGAAAGCGGATTGCGGCCTCTGTTCCTCTATTCGCAAGAGCGCAGCGCTGAGCTTCCGGATGTACCGACAGCCGTTGAATCGGGAGTGAACCTGTCGATCACCGAACCGCGAATCTGGATTGCCCCGGCCGGTCTGGGAGACGCCGAAGCGGCGAAACTGCGCGAGGTCCTGTCGACCGTCGCCGCCGACCCCAATATCGTTGCCGAACTGGAAGGCCAGGGCATCGACCCCACGTGGTATGGCCCGGAGCCGACCAAGGAGCAACTGGACGACGCTGCGGCCCGGACCGAGCCATTGGCCGCCGCCGCCCGCGGCATGTCAGGACAGTAA
- a CDS encoding sulfatase-like hydrolase/transferase: MANTLILMSDEHSRKVMGAYGNTLAHTPNLDALAARGTLFTSAYCNSPICVPSRASLHTGLFPHQIGHWDNAMPYDGRVKSWGHALQSAGRPVTSIGKLHFRNATDDTGFDQQILPLHVQDGIGDPTTLLRRDPPERPGTRQMAAMTGQGVTPYWDYDRSVALAAADWLRAQRKGSGWTVFVSLVMPHFPLNAPERFRALFDRDTFPLPKLNRDYSAENASIAAMRRLQNFQDHFDGDDAVREALAHYYALCAALDENVGLVLDALKDSGAEDDTVVIYTSDHGDNLGARGYWGKSTLWEESAGVPMVIAGPGIPEGRRNDTPVSLIDLYPTVLDIVGLPKAPDRPGDSLVELAGGDDPGRPVFAEYHAVGSPTGMFMLRLGRFKLIECAGDDPLLYDLADDPEETCNRATDPAFAEALTMCRAALHHFADPVSVSDAAFADQAALVERLGGEGAIRRIVPLAYTDPGAARPT; the protein is encoded by the coding sequence ATGGCGAACACCCTGATCTTGATGTCGGACGAACACAGTCGCAAGGTGATGGGTGCCTATGGCAACACACTTGCCCATACCCCGAACCTCGATGCGCTGGCGGCGCGCGGCACACTGTTCACCTCGGCCTATTGCAACAGCCCGATTTGCGTGCCCTCGCGCGCCAGCCTGCACACCGGCCTGTTCCCGCACCAGATCGGCCATTGGGACAACGCCATGCCATATGACGGGCGGGTGAAAAGCTGGGGCCATGCCCTGCAGTCGGCGGGGCGGCCCGTCACGTCGATCGGCAAACTGCATTTCCGAAATGCCACGGATGACACCGGGTTCGACCAACAGATCCTGCCGCTGCACGTCCAGGACGGAATCGGTGATCCCACGACGTTGCTACGCCGCGATCCGCCCGAACGCCCCGGCACGCGGCAGATGGCAGCGATGACCGGGCAGGGGGTGACGCCCTATTGGGACTATGACCGCTCGGTCGCTCTGGCGGCGGCGGACTGGCTGAGGGCACAGCGCAAGGGGTCTGGCTGGACGGTGTTCGTCTCGCTGGTGATGCCGCATTTCCCGCTGAACGCGCCCGAGAGGTTTCGCGCACTTTTCGACCGCGACACCTTTCCGTTGCCAAAGCTGAACCGGGATTACAGCGCCGAGAATGCCAGTATCGCGGCGATGCGCCGGTTGCAGAACTTTCAGGACCACTTTGACGGCGACGACGCGGTGCGCGAAGCGCTGGCCCATTACTACGCACTTTGCGCCGCACTGGATGAGAATGTCGGGCTGGTTCTGGACGCGCTGAAGGACAGCGGGGCTGAGGACGACACGGTCGTGATCTATACCTCGGACCACGGCGACAATCTGGGCGCGCGCGGGTATTGGGGCAAATCGACGCTGTGGGAGGAAAGCGCCGGTGTGCCGATGGTGATCGCCGGGCCGGGCATTCCCGAAGGGCGGCGCAACGATACGCCAGTCAGCCTGATCGACCTTTACCCAACCGTTCTGGATATCGTCGGCCTGCCGAAGGCGCCCGACCGTCCGGGCGACAGTCTGGTCGAGCTGGCGGGCGGCGACGATCCCGGGCGTCCGGTGTTTGCCGAATACCACGCTGTCGGCTCTCCTACCGGGATGTTTATGCTGCGCCTTGGCCGCTTCAAGCTGATCGAATGCGCGGGGGACGATCCGCTGCTTTACGATCTGGCCGACGACCCCGAGGAAACCTGCAACCGCGCCACCGATCCCGCCTTTGCCGAAGCTCTCACGATGTGCCGCGCCGCGTTGCATCACTTTGCAGATCCGGTGTCAGTGAGCGACGCCGCCTTTGCCGATCAGGCCGCGCTGGTCGAACGGCTGGGCGGTGAGGGTGCGATCCGCCGCATCGTACCGCTGGCCTACACCGATCCCGGGGCGGCCCGGCCGACTTGA
- a CDS encoding glycosyl hydrolase, with protein MSASFKVDCGSPTTPFPHYWETVVGSGHAPLALRADWQAHLRHCQQDLGFRYVRFHGILSDDMGTLIDQNDQLLYSFHNADTIFDFLMSIGMKPFVELSFMPLALSSGGEIVFHYKGNISPPRDFGQWETLISKLVGHWVERYGLKEVSSWFFEVWNEPNLDAFWTGSQADYFKLYATTARAVKGVNESLRVGGPATAASEWVDAFVEFCRKHKVPYDFVSTHHYPTDAFGDPGDDTLTQLSKSRIGVLNEQVAVAHRQAGGAPLYYTEWCTSSNSRDTLHDDPYAAAYIVKTIMDMGNLVEGYSYWTFTDIFEENYFPSLPFHGGFGLTNIHGIPKPAYRGYQLMHALGDRQHAVEGNHHTVSVWVISRKDRTTVLITNLALPRHDIEQVGVSVVLKDLAPSRAAWIARIDDSNANAKACWEAMKKIDYPIPDQVAQMMKASELQWTEQQLDLEDGAQILNFMVQPQSVTAIELHHSELQN; from the coding sequence ATGAGCGCCAGTTTCAAAGTCGATTGTGGCTCGCCAACGACGCCTTTCCCGCATTACTGGGAGACTGTGGTCGGCAGTGGCCACGCGCCGCTCGCGCTCAGAGCGGATTGGCAGGCTCATCTTCGGCATTGCCAACAAGACCTGGGTTTTCGCTATGTTCGCTTTCACGGCATCCTCAGTGACGATATGGGAACGCTCATCGACCAAAACGATCAACTGCTCTATTCGTTTCATAACGCCGACACGATTTTTGATTTTCTCATGTCGATTGGCATGAAACCGTTTGTTGAACTGAGCTTCATGCCTCTGGCACTTTCATCCGGCGGCGAAATAGTTTTCCACTACAAGGGCAACATCTCGCCACCGCGCGACTTCGGCCAGTGGGAAACGCTGATCTCCAAACTAGTGGGCCATTGGGTGGAGCGCTACGGGCTGAAGGAAGTGTCGAGCTGGTTCTTCGAAGTGTGGAACGAGCCCAATCTGGACGCCTTCTGGACCGGCTCCCAGGCCGATTATTTTAAGCTCTACGCAACCACGGCAAGGGCGGTGAAAGGCGTTAATGAAAGCCTACGCGTCGGCGGACCGGCAACGGCTGCCAGTGAATGGGTGGACGCGTTCGTCGAATTCTGCCGAAAACACAAAGTGCCGTATGATTTTGTCAGCACCCACCATTATCCGACCGATGCCTTCGGAGATCCGGGCGACGATACGCTTACGCAATTGTCGAAAAGCCGCATTGGTGTGCTCAACGAGCAGGTCGCTGTCGCGCACAGACAGGCTGGCGGAGCGCCGCTTTATTACACCGAATGGTGCACGTCCTCCAACTCCCGCGACACATTGCACGACGATCCCTATGCGGCGGCGTACATCGTCAAGACCATCATGGACATGGGCAATTTGGTCGAAGGTTACAGCTACTGGACATTTACCGACATTTTCGAGGAGAACTATTTTCCTTCCTTGCCATTTCACGGTGGTTTCGGGCTGACGAACATTCACGGCATTCCAAAGCCCGCTTACCGCGGTTACCAGTTGATGCATGCACTGGGCGATCGTCAGCACGCGGTCGAAGGCAATCACCATACGGTCAGTGTCTGGGTCATATCGAGAAAGGACAGGACGACGGTCCTGATCACCAATCTCGCACTGCCGCGTCACGACATTGAACAGGTCGGAGTTTCCGTAGTGCTGAAAGACCTGGCACCGTCGCGGGCGGCATGGATTGCCCGCATTGACGACAGCAACGCCAACGCCAAAGCCTGCTGGGAAGCCATGAAAAAAATCGACTATCCCATACCGGATCAGGTTGCGCAGATGATGAAAGCGTCGGAATTGCAATGGACAGAACAGCAACTTGATTTGGAAGATGGCGCGCAGATTCTCAATTTCATGGTCCAGCCGCAATCGGTGACAGCCATCGAACTTCACCACAGTGAACTCCAGAACTGA
- a CDS encoding mercuric reductase, with translation MTRHAQQTPWQEFRQNVRPAEWTNPVPAGQYNLVVVGAGPAGLVAARLAAGMGGRVALVERNLLGGDCLNVGCVPTKSLIRTANVCWEIDNAESFGTARQGPHKLDFKATMDRLRQIQAEASRNDSAAALTRDGIDVYFGECRFVGRNCLEVDGQTLTFAKALIATGARQMPLDIEGAEEAGYLDISGLLALDELPQRLMVIGGGPLGTEIAQACCRMGSKVILVHDEPKFLPREERDAAVLLSDSLARDGIEIRLNTTATLIEKKGKMREVTLCSYSDSWTTQVDAILAGIGRMPNVDDLGLDAVGVEFNRKTGIQVDDFMRTSNRRIFAAGDVCLSHKFTHVAEASARIATLNALTVPVHRMSKFVLPWCTYTQPEIAHVGMHVPQANASGMDVKTYTVMMHQVDRSITDGQHSGFVKVHTLIGSDSIVGATIVANEAGEMINEITLAMQRGIGLRKIADVIHTYPTKAMAIRLVAQQCQKDLVLPLLQRLVGQWLRWRAG, from the coding sequence ATGACTAGGCACGCACAACAAACTCCATGGCAGGAATTTCGGCAAAATGTCCGACCCGCAGAATGGACCAATCCGGTTCCTGCCGGGCAATACAATCTGGTCGTCGTCGGCGCTGGCCCGGCAGGCCTGGTTGCAGCACGGCTCGCAGCAGGCATGGGCGGCAGGGTTGCACTGGTCGAGCGCAATCTGCTGGGTGGCGATTGCCTCAATGTCGGCTGCGTACCGACGAAAAGCTTGATCAGAACTGCCAATGTTTGCTGGGAAATCGATAATGCTGAAAGCTTCGGCACTGCGAGGCAGGGGCCGCACAAGCTTGACTTCAAGGCAACGATGGATCGCCTGCGGCAAATTCAGGCCGAAGCGAGCCGCAACGATTCAGCAGCTGCTCTCACCCGTGACGGCATCGACGTCTATTTCGGCGAGTGCCGTTTCGTTGGCCGGAACTGTCTCGAAGTCGATGGTCAGACGCTGACTTTTGCCAAAGCGCTGATCGCCACCGGTGCAAGGCAAATGCCGCTCGATATCGAAGGTGCGGAGGAAGCTGGCTATCTCGATATTTCCGGTCTGTTGGCCCTCGATGAGCTTCCTCAGCGGCTGATGGTGATCGGAGGCGGACCGCTGGGAACTGAAATAGCTCAAGCCTGTTGCCGAATGGGCAGCAAGGTTATTCTGGTTCACGATGAACCGAAATTCCTGCCCCGCGAAGAGCGCGATGCGGCGGTGTTGCTGTCCGACTCGCTGGCGCGGGATGGTATCGAAATCCGATTGAACACGACGGCAACCCTCATCGAAAAAAAGGGCAAGATGCGCGAAGTGACGCTTTGTTCGTACAGCGATTCCTGGACAACGCAGGTCGATGCGATTCTCGCCGGGATCGGTCGCATGCCCAATGTCGACGATCTGGGACTTGATGCGGTTGGCGTTGAATTCAACAGGAAAACCGGCATTCAGGTCGATGATTTTATGCGCACATCCAACCGGCGAATCTTTGCCGCAGGCGATGTTTGCCTGTCGCACAAATTTACCCATGTGGCCGAGGCCTCGGCCCGCATTGCCACCTTGAATGCTCTGACCGTGCCGGTGCATCGCATGAGCAAATTTGTTTTGCCATGGTGCACCTATACACAACCGGAAATTGCTCATGTCGGCATGCATGTGCCGCAAGCCAACGCGAGCGGCATGGACGTGAAAACCTACACCGTGATGATGCATCAGGTTGACAGGTCGATCACCGATGGCCAGCATTCTGGCTTCGTCAAGGTGCATACGCTGATTGGCAGCGACAGTATCGTCGGCGCGACCATCGTTGCCAATGAGGCCGGTGAGATGATCAACGAAATTACATTGGCCATGCAGCGCGGTATCGGTCTGCGGAAGATCGCGGATGTCATCCACACCTATCCGACCAAGGCTATGGCCATCAGGCTGGTAGCGCAGCAATGCCAGAAAGACCTTGTCCTCCCCTTGCTGCAACGCCTGGTTGGACAATGGTTGAGATGGCGTGCGGGCTAA
- a CDS encoding tripartite tricarboxylate transporter TctB family protein — translation MTKDTALRVDNAAWFACGLGLVVAAVLLVAARNIAPPIFDPVGSAALPRACAVALIGTSIGILIEAALRTRRGLTPPVAGRIRPGTVGTFALMTAYLAAMQLGLGFTLSTILFTALAIPLVSHSLRSIPLAIGTALLMGFGGNWVFTSVFFVDLPGFG, via the coding sequence GTGACGAAAGATACTGCATTGCGCGTCGACAACGCGGCGTGGTTCGCCTGTGGTCTCGGCCTTGTGGTCGCAGCCGTGTTGCTGGTTGCGGCGCGCAATATCGCACCGCCGATTTTCGACCCTGTCGGATCGGCGGCGCTACCGCGGGCCTGCGCTGTGGCGTTGATCGGCACCAGCATCGGGATCCTCATCGAGGCCGCGTTGCGGACGCGGCGTGGTCTGACCCCGCCGGTGGCCGGGCGGATTCGACCCGGCACCGTCGGCACCTTTGCCCTGATGACGGCCTATCTGGCGGCGATGCAACTGGGTCTGGGCTTCACGCTTTCGACCATCCTGTTCACCGCGCTGGCGATCCCGTTGGTCTCGCATTCGCTTCGCTCGATCCCCTTGGCGATCGGAACCGCGCTGTTGATGGGGTTCGGAGGCAACTGGGTGTTCACTTCGGTCTTCTTCGTCGATCTGCCGGGGTTCGGATGA
- a CDS encoding glucose 1-dehydrogenase: MNNKVCATAKVPQFNFPDLKNQRVIVTGATSGIGRACAIAFGEAGARVAVDHTADSKDDAAVVVSEIEAAGGTALAVLCDVSDENQVERMFAKVVAEWDSIDILLANAGLQQDAALVDMTLDQWNTVISVNLTGQFLCARAAAREFLQRGIDPAISQAAGKIICMSSVHEIIPWAGHVNYAASKGGIDMLSKSMAQELAPHHIRVNSICPGAIRTPINTAAWKTSEAYEELMKLVPYNRIGEPSDIARAALWLASDQSDYVTGISLFVDGGMTLFPGFASGG, encoded by the coding sequence ATGAACAATAAAGTTTGTGCGACTGCAAAAGTTCCCCAATTCAATTTTCCCGATCTGAAAAATCAACGGGTCATCGTCACAGGTGCCACTTCGGGCATCGGCAGGGCTTGCGCCATCGCCTTTGGCGAGGCGGGTGCCAGGGTCGCTGTGGATCACACTGCCGACTCGAAAGACGATGCAGCCGTAGTGGTCAGCGAGATCGAAGCCGCAGGCGGCACGGCTTTGGCGGTCTTGTGCGATGTCTCAGACGAAAACCAGGTGGAACGGATGTTCGCCAAGGTTGTCGCTGAATGGGACAGCATCGACATTCTACTGGCGAATGCCGGTTTGCAACAGGATGCGGCCCTGGTCGATATGACGCTGGATCAGTGGAACACGGTCATATCCGTCAATCTGACCGGTCAATTCCTATGCGCACGCGCGGCCGCGCGTGAATTCCTGCAGCGCGGGATTGATCCCGCAATCTCGCAAGCCGCTGGCAAAATCATCTGCATGAGCTCCGTTCACGAGATCATCCCCTGGGCCGGGCACGTCAATTATGCGGCGTCCAAGGGTGGCATCGACATGCTGTCGAAATCGATGGCCCAGGAACTCGCGCCGCATCATATCCGGGTCAATTCGATCTGTCCGGGGGCAATTCGAACGCCGATCAATACCGCGGCATGGAAAACGTCCGAGGCATATGAAGAATTGATGAAACTAGTTCCGTATAACCGCATCGGGGAACCCAGTGACATAGCCCGGGCGGCTCTCTGGCTCGCCTCGGATCAGTCGGATTACGTCACCGGCATCAGCCTTTTCGTTGATGGCGGCATGACGCTGTTTCCCGGATTTGCCTCCGGAGGCTGA
- a CDS encoding LysR family transcriptional regulator — MPFNTRRLAHFLAVVEFGSINRAAAQCHISQAGMTKSIRALEGQAGGELFERQPQGVRLTRLGKTLLRHARLLDNQLSRAAGALRAQIEGGNAEIRIGVAIRWALRQVVPQVLSAFAGDARGSRITLISDHQSWQMIDNLRNGDLDLVLATPSELDDLTGVEARYFRPDRQGVAVRRDHPLTRAKRIGLDDLSRWEWISARPETYSWRYVTGLFLAAGKVPPMPRMTIESNVLTLDVLARTDFLAIANAQMIGIDHGDRVVLLDTLASRDRKTAILTRAGDVLPKIASDVIVELGRHLGPASDKPPGR; from the coding sequence ATGCCGTTCAACACCCGAAGACTGGCGCATTTTCTGGCTGTGGTGGAATTCGGCAGCATCAACCGCGCCGCCGCGCAATGTCATATTTCGCAGGCCGGCATGACCAAAAGTATCCGCGCCCTGGAAGGCCAGGCAGGCGGTGAATTGTTCGAGCGGCAGCCCCAGGGCGTCCGGCTGACCCGACTGGGCAAAACTCTTTTGCGCCATGCCCGTCTGCTGGATAATCAGCTGAGCAGGGCCGCCGGTGCGCTACGGGCCCAGATCGAAGGGGGCAACGCCGAGATTCGGATCGGGGTGGCGATCCGCTGGGCGCTGCGACAGGTCGTTCCTCAGGTGCTTAGCGCATTTGCCGGGGACGCGCGGGGCTCCCGGATAACGCTGATTTCCGATCACCAGTCTTGGCAGATGATCGACAATCTTCGCAATGGCGACCTTGATCTTGTGCTGGCGACGCCCAGCGAGCTGGATGATCTGACCGGGGTCGAAGCAAGGTACTTTCGCCCCGACCGGCAAGGCGTGGCGGTGCGGCGCGATCATCCGCTGACCCGGGCCAAGAGGATCGGCTTGGACGATCTAAGCCGGTGGGAGTGGATCAGCGCCCGCCCCGAGACGTATTCCTGGCGCTATGTGACCGGCCTGTTTCTGGCGGCGGGCAAGGTGCCGCCAATGCCGCGGATGACCATCGAATCTAACGTGCTGACGCTGGATGTCCTGGCGCGAACGGATTTCCTGGCCATCGCCAACGCGCAGATGATCGGCATCGACCACGGCGACCGCGTCGTCCTGCTGGACACACTCGCCAGCCGCGATCGCAAGACGGCGATCCTGACCCGCGCCGGCGACGTCCTGCCCAAGATCGCGAGCGATGTCATCGTCGAACTCGGTCGGCATCTCGGGCCCGCCTCTGACAAGCCTCCGGGCAGGTAA
- a CDS encoding tripartite tricarboxylate transporter permease, translated as MIQGLIDALTPMALFWTFVGTSTGILVGAIPGLGGGMLMALVLPLTFAMAPLSAILMLIGIHVGSVSGGLISATLLKMPGTPSSVMTTFDGHPMALSGKPERALSLGIGSSLIGGLFAGVVLALLAPPLSFWALKFGPWDLAALILVALVLVAAISQGSMLKGLFSATLGVVAALPGLAESDGQLRYTFGFDDMAAGFRLLPVLLGVFVVSQLLNETDKALGTGNLIRLGKRTAFPKLKVWRAQTGNIIRSSAIGTFVGILPGVGASISAMVAYGMARTFSKTPEKFGTGHDEGIVASEAANNANVGGALIPLITLGIPGAPVDALLLGAMVMHQIQPGPLLFTTNGNLVWAMIAAYFIANIMMFVIMAGSYRQIARVITIPTHYLVPVVFVFCVIGSFSTGSRLFDVWVMLGFGLLGYVLDRARVPLGPFIIGLVLATPFESELRTALQLSDGSLLAIVDHPVALVFVVLSFVMLMMPLLRRPGRAVVIAEEEES; from the coding sequence ATGATACAGGGCCTGATCGACGCACTGACGCCGATGGCGCTGTTCTGGACCTTTGTCGGAACTTCGACCGGGATTTTGGTCGGCGCTATCCCCGGCCTTGGCGGCGGCATGCTGATGGCGCTGGTATTGCCATTGACCTTTGCGATGGCGCCCCTGTCGGCGATCCTGATGCTGATCGGCATCCATGTCGGTTCGGTCAGCGGCGGCCTGATCAGCGCCACACTGTTGAAGATGCCCGGCACGCCGTCTTCGGTGATGACCACGTTTGACGGCCATCCCATGGCATTGAGCGGCAAACCCGAACGCGCCCTGAGCCTTGGCATCGGCAGTTCCCTGATCGGCGGCTTGTTCGCGGGCGTGGTGTTGGCGCTGCTGGCGCCGCCGCTGTCGTTCTGGGCGTTGAAGTTCGGCCCATGGGATCTTGCTGCGCTGATCCTGGTGGCGCTGGTGCTGGTGGCAGCGATCTCGCAAGGTTCGATGTTGAAGGGGCTGTTCTCGGCCACGCTTGGCGTCGTCGCGGCGCTGCCCGGTCTGGCGGAATCCGATGGCCAACTGCGCTATACCTTCGGGTTCGACGACATGGCGGCCGGGTTCCGGTTGCTGCCGGTGCTGCTGGGCGTGTTCGTCGTCAGCCAATTGTTGAATGAAACCGACAAGGCATTGGGAACGGGTAACCTGATCCGGCTGGGCAAACGCACCGCCTTTCCGAAACTGAAGGTCTGGCGCGCCCAGACCGGCAACATCATCCGGTCTTCGGCGATCGGCACCTTCGTCGGCATCCTGCCCGGAGTCGGTGCCAGCATCTCGGCGATGGTTGCCTATGGCATGGCGCGCACATTCTCCAAAACGCCGGAAAAGTTTGGCACTGGCCACGATGAAGGCATTGTCGCGTCCGAGGCCGCCAATAACGCCAATGTCGGCGGCGCGCTGATCCCGCTGATCACGCTGGGGATCCCCGGTGCGCCGGTCGATGCCCTGTTGCTGGGGGCGATGGTCATGCACCAGATCCAACCCGGACCGCTGCTGTTCACCACCAATGGCAATCTGGTCTGGGCGATGATCGCCGCCTATTTCATCGCGAATATCATGATGTTTGTCATTATGGCGGGCAGCTATCGCCAGATCGCCCGCGTCATCACGATCCCGACGCATTATCTGGTGCCGGTGGTCTTTGTGTTTTGCGTCATCGGGTCGTTTTCGACGGGCAGCCGGTTGTTCGATGTCTGGGTGATGCTGGGGTTTGGGCTTTTGGGATACGTGTTGGACCGCGCGCGGGTGCCGCTTGGGCCGTTCATCATCGGTCTGGTGCTGGCGACGCCCTTCGAATCCGAGTTGCGCACGGCGTTGCAATTGTCCGACGGTTCGCTGCTGGCGATCGTGGATCATCCCGTGGCGCTGGTCTTCGTCGTGCTTTCCTTCGTCATGCTGATGATGCCGCTGCTGCGTCGCCCCGGCCGGGCGGTGGTGATTGCGGAGGAAGAAGAAAGCTGA